The following are encoded in a window of Actinomyces oris genomic DNA:
- a CDS encoding replication initiator: protein MTSVSATGSEAHMNLLRALVAGDLSEADRLAGPVLAEMVRARLEGDTDLAAQDEALLARLPCRHPVPMRYDDEASGRSGVVSIRCGSRSVLSCPSCARLYRGDVRAVVYSGLRARVDAGERFVLLTLTAPSFGEVHRVPKSPASGAPPLCQCGRRHRHDSPLRGVPIDLASYDYSGAVDFNGCAPRLFTRTTDALSDWLARVTGTSSARLSYVRVAEWQSRGLIHFHVLISLPLSVSEVDLGVTGADRRFIWSEPGSQRASTLERICAGVSTSSPSGRTLRWGAQLRADVIGSEQQAYRASGYMSKVINYVLKDVVAAGSDGNDEEMPCTPSPDEIARRSHIRRMTQAAHAWRCGRPGGGADGARHRRCCEAHNSQLQRSYRCRGGGHRSFGWHGRAFSTSRDWSPDRLSLTRCRRRRQDYCSQARGSVLGDSVVWRHASATSWSRDARRIRGEIERDPGTALAWAPPDPGSGILLDGG, encoded by the coding sequence ATGACGTCTGTGTCAGCGACCGGTTCGGAAGCGCATATGAACCTTCTTCGGGCACTGGTGGCCGGGGATCTCTCGGAGGCTGATCGTCTGGCTGGCCCGGTGCTGGCGGAGATGGTTAGAGCGAGGCTAGAGGGTGATACTGACCTCGCCGCGCAGGACGAGGCTTTGCTTGCACGCCTGCCGTGTCGGCACCCCGTCCCGATGCGCTACGACGACGAGGCATCGGGACGGTCTGGCGTCGTTAGTATCCGTTGCGGGTCACGCTCGGTGCTGTCGTGTCCATCTTGTGCACGTCTGTATAGAGGCGACGTCAGAGCAGTCGTGTACAGCGGTCTTCGGGCTCGGGTTGATGCCGGTGAGAGGTTCGTGCTGTTGACTCTGACCGCGCCTTCCTTCGGGGAAGTCCACCGGGTGCCGAAGTCGCCAGCCTCGGGTGCTCCGCCGCTGTGCCAGTGCGGTCGGCGCCATCGTCATGACTCGCCTTTGCGTGGCGTCCCTATTGACCTCGCCTCATACGACTACAGCGGCGCGGTCGACTTCAACGGATGTGCTCCACGTCTTTTCACGCGCACCACGGACGCGCTGTCGGACTGGCTGGCCCGGGTGACGGGCACCTCTTCGGCCCGGTTGTCGTATGTTCGGGTCGCGGAGTGGCAGAGCCGCGGTTTGATCCATTTCCATGTCTTGATCTCGCTGCCGCTGTCGGTGTCTGAGGTCGATCTCGGCGTTACCGGGGCGGACCGGCGGTTCATCTGGTCCGAGCCTGGCTCTCAGCGCGCATCGACTCTGGAGAGGATTTGCGCAGGCGTGTCCACCTCCTCTCCGTCGGGCCGGACTCTGCGATGGGGTGCTCAGCTCCGCGCCGACGTGATTGGCTCGGAGCAGCAGGCTTATAGAGCCTCGGGCTATATGTCGAAGGTCATCAATTACGTTCTCAAGGACGTAGTTGCTGCCGGCTCTGACGGCAATGACGAGGAGATGCCATGCACCCCGTCACCTGATGAGATTGCCCGGCGCAGTCACATTCGACGGATGACTCAAGCTGCACATGCCTGGCGGTGCGGTCGTCCTGGCGGCGGAGCGGATGGCGCTCGTCATCGCCGGTGCTGCGAGGCACACAACTCGCAGTTGCAGCGCTCCTATCGGTGTCGTGGCGGCGGACACCGCTCATTCGGTTGGCACGGAAGGGCCTTCAGTACGTCACGGGACTGGAGCCCTGATCGTTTGAGTCTCACGCGTTGCCGTCGGCGTAGACAGGACTACTGCTCACAGGCTCGAGGCTCCGTACTGGGCGACAGTGTTGTGTGGCGGCACGCATCGGCCACGTCCTGGTCGCGGGACGCGCGACGTATCCGCGGTGAGATCGAGCGCGATCCTGGTACCGCGTTGGCTTGGGCTCCTCCGGACCCCGGGTCAGGCATCTTGCTCGACGGCGGGTGA
- the mscL gene encoding large conductance mechanosensitive channel protein MscL has product MIKGFKEFIAQGNALELAVAVIIGGAFKPIVDSITTVIMTILGQLIGQPNFDSLGAFSLYQDGKYTFHLATAQELATNAKGYVMPGTIITTIINFLLIAIAVYFAIVMPMNKVKERMAKQKAAEEAAEVSDVELLTEIRDLLAAKR; this is encoded by the coding sequence ATGATTAAGGGATTCAAGGAGTTCATTGCCCAGGGCAACGCCCTCGAGCTCGCCGTCGCCGTCATCATTGGTGGCGCGTTCAAGCCGATCGTTGACTCGATCACCACCGTCATCATGACCATCCTCGGTCAGCTCATCGGCCAGCCGAACTTCGACTCGCTGGGAGCGTTCTCGCTGTACCAGGACGGTAAGTACACGTTCCACCTGGCCACCGCCCAGGAGCTCGCCACAAACGCTAAGGGCTACGTGATGCCCGGAACGATCATCACCACCATCATCAACTTCCTCCTTATCGCCATCGCCGTCTACTTCGCCATTGTCATGCCGATGAACAAGGTCAAGGAGCGCATGGCCAAGCAGAAGGCCGCCGAGGAGGCCGCCGAGGTCTCCGACGTCGAGCTGCTCACCGAGATCCGCGACCTGCTCGCCGCCAAGCGCTGA
- a CDS encoding SAF domain-containing protein, with product MVALCLGTAVLVALSVLRPGPERGQQVLVASRSISAGAVLTEQDVSISNLPAGALPQSPLTSAGQAVGSRAAISLEKGTVLTASMTSGSLAQQLGDDERLVQVPIDVGAELARPGARVDIIGQASEDWAPPGQDGTSSGGTAQNPGEQSESPTAPKDPGNTSTPSPTGSPDTPSSPTDQESPGFQESSLSISQGIPAAPFGTRSTVLCSGARVVMIQQVGEGGQWTGNKKVTLITLAIPASSATLVVGAATNSTLGIALSP from the coding sequence GTGGTGGCACTCTGCCTGGGAACCGCGGTCCTGGTGGCCCTCAGCGTGCTGCGTCCCGGCCCCGAACGCGGGCAGCAGGTTCTTGTCGCCTCGCGCTCGATCAGCGCCGGCGCGGTCCTCACCGAGCAGGACGTCTCGATCAGCAACCTTCCGGCCGGCGCCCTCCCCCAGTCCCCGTTGACCTCCGCGGGGCAGGCGGTCGGGAGTCGGGCCGCCATCTCCCTGGAGAAAGGCACGGTGCTGACGGCCTCGATGACCAGCGGCTCCTTGGCCCAGCAGCTGGGAGACGACGAGCGACTGGTCCAGGTGCCTATCGACGTCGGCGCCGAGCTGGCCCGCCCTGGCGCGCGGGTGGACATCATCGGGCAGGCCTCTGAGGACTGGGCGCCGCCGGGTCAGGACGGCACCTCTTCGGGCGGGACGGCACAGAATCCCGGAGAGCAGTCCGAGTCCCCCACCGCACCGAAAGACCCGGGGAACACCTCGACACCGAGTCCCACAGGAAGCCCTGACACACCTTCTTCACCAACCGACCAGGAATCACCAGGATTTCAAGAGTCTTCTCTGAGCATTTCCCAAGGAATACCGGCTGCACCTTTTGGAACGCGCAGCACGGTTCTCTGTTCCGGAGCGCGAGTAGTGATGATTCAGCAGGTCGGAGAGGGTGGACAATGGACAGGAAACAAGAAAGTAACACTTATCACACTGGCTATTCCTGCAAGTAGCGCTACTCTGGTAGTTGGCGCGGCTACGAATAGCACGCTCGGCATTGCGCTGAGCCCCTAA
- a CDS encoding 5-formyltetrahydrofolate cyclo-ligase, with amino-acid sequence MTTGALDLPDTGRLELDDAKDELRKVLRAHRRAHHHHPPQGHSADCEALTEHALEAVAGAQRVAAFVSVGAEPCTRLLLERLHEGGVQVLLPVLGPRLARCWGLFQGSEDLAERAPRRPPEPSGPTLPAEAVGQVDALIIPALAVDSAGRRLGQGGGWYDRMLPLRSPEAHTFAILHPEELVPGPLPMEEHDEPVDAVITAQEWFLLAAGSPAHSLSSES; translated from the coding sequence ATGACGACCGGCGCGCTGGACCTTCCCGACACGGGCCGACTCGAGCTCGACGACGCCAAGGACGAGTTGCGCAAGGTGCTGCGGGCGCACCGACGCGCCCATCACCACCACCCGCCCCAGGGGCACTCGGCGGACTGCGAGGCACTGACTGAGCACGCTCTGGAGGCGGTGGCCGGCGCACAGAGGGTGGCGGCCTTCGTGTCCGTGGGGGCAGAGCCCTGTACCCGACTACTGCTGGAGCGGCTTCACGAGGGCGGCGTCCAGGTCCTGCTGCCGGTGCTCGGCCCCCGTCTGGCACGCTGCTGGGGGCTGTTCCAGGGAAGTGAGGACCTGGCGGAGCGGGCCCCGAGGCGCCCTCCGGAGCCCAGTGGACCGACGCTGCCGGCCGAGGCGGTCGGCCAGGTGGACGCCCTCATCATTCCGGCACTGGCCGTGGACAGCGCCGGGCGCCGCCTGGGACAGGGCGGCGGCTGGTACGACCGGATGCTGCCGCTGCGCTCCCCCGAGGCGCACACCTTCGCCATCCTCCACCCCGAGGAGCTGGTGCCCGGGCCGCTGCCGATGGAGGAGCATGACGAGCCCGTGGACGCCGTCATCACGGCCCAGGAGTGGTTCCTGCTGGCTGCCGGCTCGCCGGCGCACTCCTTGTCGTCGGAGTCCTGA
- the glp gene encoding gephyrin-like molybdotransferase Glp, translating into MRTVAEHLAACLEIAQAAAPLDVVLPDAVGCVLAQDVVAGIDLPAVDLAGQDGYAVIAQDVAEADRHNPLVLDVVDAVRAGDMRPCHLVSGAAVLIDSGAPMPLGADAVIPWADTDRGESRVTIHRAVAAGDNVRRRAEDVKSGTTVLKRGSRISARHVALLAGLGMHRVRVRPAPRVVVVSIGDELVEPGQSREAGDVFDANGHALACAVTDAGGQAFRVAAVPDELRALADTIEDQLVRADVLITTGGLSVGQGDTVKDVLAPLGSVRFDAVAMSPGRQLGVGTVEGTPIFCLPGDPVSAQIAFETFVRPVLRQIAGRTSLHRSSLAATISEGWHSPSGKREFVPVHVSGSPSRGYRAEPTAPPGTVRLHGLSEANAIAVVPEDTSTVVAGDTLHCLLLDA; encoded by the coding sequence ATGAGAACAGTGGCCGAGCACCTGGCCGCCTGCCTGGAGATCGCCCAGGCGGCAGCACCCCTCGACGTGGTCCTCCCCGACGCCGTCGGATGCGTCCTGGCCCAGGACGTCGTCGCCGGAATCGACCTGCCCGCCGTGGACCTGGCTGGACAGGACGGCTACGCGGTCATCGCCCAGGACGTCGCCGAGGCTGATCGCCACAACCCGCTCGTGCTCGACGTCGTCGACGCGGTGCGCGCCGGCGACATGCGCCCCTGCCACCTCGTCTCCGGTGCCGCCGTCCTCATTGACTCCGGCGCCCCCATGCCGCTGGGCGCCGACGCCGTCATCCCCTGGGCCGACACCGACCGTGGCGAGTCCCGGGTGACCATCCACCGCGCCGTCGCGGCCGGCGACAATGTCCGCCGCCGTGCCGAGGACGTGAAGTCGGGCACGACTGTCCTCAAGCGAGGCTCGCGCATCAGCGCCCGCCATGTGGCCCTGCTGGCGGGCCTCGGGATGCACCGGGTGCGCGTGCGCCCCGCCCCGCGCGTCGTCGTGGTCTCCATCGGGGACGAGCTGGTCGAGCCCGGCCAGTCCCGCGAGGCCGGGGACGTCTTCGACGCCAACGGCCACGCCCTGGCCTGCGCGGTCACCGACGCCGGCGGCCAAGCCTTCCGGGTGGCCGCCGTCCCCGACGAGCTGCGCGCCCTGGCCGACACCATCGAGGACCAGCTGGTGCGCGCCGACGTCCTCATCACCACCGGGGGCTTGAGCGTCGGGCAGGGCGACACCGTCAAAGACGTTCTGGCCCCCCTGGGCTCGGTGCGCTTCGACGCCGTCGCCATGTCCCCGGGCCGCCAGCTCGGCGTCGGGACGGTCGAGGGGACCCCGATCTTCTGCCTGCCCGGCGACCCGGTCAGCGCCCAGATCGCCTTCGAGACCTTCGTGCGCCCGGTCCTGCGCCAGATCGCCGGACGCACCTCCCTGCACCGCTCCAGCCTGGCGGCCACCATCTCCGAGGGCTGGCACTCCCCGAGCGGCAAGCGCGAATTCGTCCCCGTGCACGTCAGCGGCTCGCCATCCCGCGGATACCGCGCCGAGCCGACGGCGCCGCCGGGCACGGTCCGACTGCACGGCCTGTCCGAGGCCAACGCCATCGCCGTCGTGCCCGAGGACACGAGCACCGTGGTGGCCGGTGACACCCTCCACTGCCTTCTGCTGGACGCCTGA
- a CDS encoding GNAT family N-acetyltransferase, which produces MSDSAPTTPADSLGGELRRAIAGLLLGAGMPARFTWPVRLEPEAALGEREPGATQSPERPSVVVRELRAEDEAPWRALRLADTDRLAPWEATLPAGGGETLSTFPVFLRRQTRRARLAEAMPFVVEVDGAFAGQIAVDPITWGATRSAQVGYWIGSAWQGRGIMRLAVALVLDHLLGPVGLHRVEINVRPDNERSLALCRGLGLREEGLRRGYMHINGAWADHLSFAALAEEVHGPEGTGFEQRLARG; this is translated from the coding sequence ATGTCCGACTCTGCCCCGACGACGCCCGCCGACTCCCTCGGCGGGGAGCTGCGGCGGGCCATCGCCGGCCTGCTGCTCGGGGCCGGGATGCCGGCGCGCTTCACCTGGCCGGTACGCCTCGAGCCTGAGGCCGCCCTGGGGGAGCGGGAACCCGGTGCCACGCAGTCGCCCGAGCGCCCCTCAGTCGTTGTGCGCGAGCTGCGGGCCGAGGATGAGGCGCCCTGGAGGGCGCTGCGGCTGGCGGACACCGACCGGCTCGCCCCCTGGGAGGCCACCTTGCCAGCCGGTGGCGGGGAGACGCTGAGCACCTTCCCGGTCTTCCTGCGTCGCCAGACGCGCCGGGCCAGGCTCGCCGAGGCGATGCCCTTCGTCGTCGAGGTCGACGGCGCCTTCGCCGGCCAGATCGCCGTCGACCCGATCACCTGGGGGGCCACGCGCAGCGCCCAGGTCGGCTACTGGATCGGCTCGGCCTGGCAGGGCAGGGGGATCATGCGACTGGCCGTGGCCCTCGTCCTGGACCACCTGCTGGGGCCGGTGGGGCTGCACCGCGTGGAGATCAACGTGCGCCCCGACAACGAGCGGAGCCTGGCCCTGTGTCGCGGTCTCGGGCTGCGGGAGGAGGGGCTGCGCCGCGGCTACATGCACATCAACGGCGCCTGGGCCGATCACCTCTCCTTCGCGGCCCTCGCTGAGGAGGTTCACGGGCCCGAAGGCACCGGCTTCGAGCAGCGACTCGCGCGCGGGTGA
- a CDS encoding type II secretion system protein, producing the protein MGIEIWAVIALITVLSVYLLPLLVGRREMARRSNVQDRYSAELRVLATGAAAVERDDTCANSGHAELFRRRPEVRVMNRPAVRNVRALRTERELDRARQVHAQGRERRRVAASHRGIVASVLLGVTLGAWVLGLVTALPWWPALLPSALLGASMVAGRRAALASAAADRRERRRIAELEQTLVTLTGRRSSASVVAAPRSVANGVRSASSGAGSAVSASAASPAVSAVSAESVEAAGDSGAQDSFIERLTREGAQRPAARSVSAESAGSTESAVSAEPVAGSPSEATSNADLRPSQTIDSEEERLARLDADLDDETAAAVAAEREATRRASVYVPSRHAGRVTRDMGVREAVSRDGDEESSPRTKDFVASLPASTSRSLSGWGKLFAEASAIEQEAQERAAAAPSPQAAAEPARRAADSAPQAASRTASEPAPAAARPQAPAAAPAATEGVVKEEATTSTPPQGWRPVHVPAPTYTLAARAPRRSYADPVVDPGTSAPVPARPQSARGYIPAPVEDEEELFHPIDLDAILEGRRAAGE; encoded by the coding sequence GTGGGAATCGAGATCTGGGCAGTCATCGCCCTCATCACGGTTCTCTCCGTGTACCTCCTTCCGCTTTTAGTGGGGCGCCGCGAGATGGCTCGCCGCTCCAATGTCCAGGACCGCTACTCGGCTGAGCTGCGGGTCCTGGCCACGGGTGCGGCCGCCGTCGAACGCGACGACACCTGCGCGAACAGTGGGCATGCGGAGCTCTTTCGACGTCGACCGGAGGTGAGGGTGATGAACAGGCCCGCCGTGAGGAATGTGCGCGCCCTGCGCACCGAGCGCGAGCTCGACCGTGCCCGCCAGGTTCACGCCCAGGGGCGTGAGCGCCGCCGGGTCGCCGCCTCGCACCGTGGGATCGTCGCCAGCGTCCTGCTCGGAGTCACGCTCGGCGCCTGGGTGCTGGGCCTGGTCACCGCGCTGCCCTGGTGGCCCGCCCTGCTGCCCTCCGCCCTGCTGGGGGCCTCGATGGTGGCCGGGCGCCGCGCCGCTCTGGCCTCGGCCGCGGCGGACCGCCGTGAGCGCCGCCGCATCGCCGAGCTCGAGCAGACTCTGGTGACCCTGACCGGCCGGCGCTCCTCCGCCTCAGTCGTGGCCGCGCCCCGCTCTGTCGCCAACGGCGTGCGCAGCGCCTCCAGTGGTGCTGGCAGTGCTGTCAGCGCCAGTGCGGCCTCGCCGGCCGTGTCCGCGGTGTCGGCTGAGTCGGTCGAGGCTGCCGGCGACTCCGGCGCGCAGGACTCCTTCATCGAGCGCCTCACCCGCGAGGGCGCCCAGCGCCCGGCCGCGCGCTCGGTGTCTGCCGAGTCGGCTGGGTCCACTGAGTCCGCTGTGTCCGCCGAGCCCGTCGCCGGCAGCCCCTCCGAGGCGACCAGCAACGCTGACCTGCGCCCCTCCCAAACCATCGACTCCGAGGAGGAGCGCCTGGCCAGGCTCGACGCGGACCTTGATGACGAGACCGCTGCCGCCGTCGCCGCTGAGCGTGAGGCGACCCGCCGCGCCTCGGTGTACGTGCCCTCCCGCCACGCCGGCCGGGTCACCCGGGACATGGGCGTGCGCGAGGCGGTCTCCCGCGACGGCGACGAGGAGAGCTCGCCGCGCACCAAGGACTTCGTCGCCTCCCTGCCTGCCTCGACCTCCCGCAGTCTGTCCGGCTGGGGCAAGCTCTTCGCCGAGGCGAGCGCCATTGAGCAGGAGGCTCAGGAGCGCGCCGCTGCGGCCCCCTCCCCGCAGGCTGCCGCTGAGCCGGCCCGGCGCGCTGCCGACTCCGCTCCCCAGGCTGCCTCCCGCACTGCTTCAGAGCCTGCCCCCGCGGCCGCCCGCCCGCAGGCCCCTGCCGCTGCCCCGGCGGCGACGGAGGGAGTCGTCAAGGAGGAGGCGACGACGTCGACCCCGCCCCAGGGTTGGCGACCGGTCCACGTCCCCGCCCCGACCTACACGCTGGCGGCCCGCGCGCCCCGGCGCTCCTACGCCGACCCGGTGGTTGACCCGGGCACCTCCGCACCGGTGCCCGCCCGCCCGCAGTCGGCCCGCGGCTACATTCCCGCTCCTGTGGAGGATGAGGAGGAGCTCTTCCACCCCATCGACCTCGACGCGATCCTCGAGGGGCGGCGCGCAGCCGGCGAATAG